Below is a window of Mycobacterium dioxanotrophicus DNA.
ACCAACCACTTGACCCTCGTCGATCTCGACGTCGACCGGGCCTCGGCGCTCGCCCACGAACTCACCGACCGCCACCCGGACGCGCACATCGAGGCCTCGGAGTTCGACAAGCTCTCGGTCCTGCTGCCCGGCACCGACGGCCTCGTCCACGCCACCCCGACCGGCATGGCCGAACACCCCGGCGTGGCCTTCGACACCGCGCTGCTGCATCCCGGGATGTGGGTCGCCGACATCGTGTACCGCCCGCTGGACACCGCCCTGCTCAAGGCCGCGCGCGCGGCCGGCTGCCCGACGCTCGACGGCGGCCACATGGCCGTCTACCAGGCCGTCGATGCGTTCGCGCTGATCACCGGCATCACCCCGGACGCCGCCCGGATGTCCGCCCATTTCCGCGATCTTGTCTCGTAAACCGTCTCGGCCCAGCACAATTCGACTTGAGGAGCACACCATGACCACTACCGCCCCGCACCCTCCGGACGCCTCGACCGGGCGTACCCCACGGCGCGCCGCGCTGGCCAGCTTCATGGGCAGCGCCGTCGAGTACTACGACTTCTTCCTGTTCGGCTCGGCGGCAGCGTTGATCTTCCCGCACGTGTTCTTCCCGTCCGGCGACGAGGCGGCACTGGTGATGTCGTTTGCCACCTTCGGGTTCGCCTACATCGCCCGCCCGATCGGCGCATTCGTGCTGGGTCACTTCGGTGACCGGGTCGGCCGCCAGCGGGTCCTGATGTTCACCCTCGTGCTGATGGGCCTGTCGACCTTCCTGATCGGCTGCCTGCCGACCTTCGACACCATCGGCTGGGCCGCGCCGGCGCTGCTGGTGATCTGCCGTCTGATGCAAGGGTTTTCGGCAGCCGGCGAGCAAGCCGGAGCCAGCTCACTGACGCTCGAGCACTCCCCCGACGACCAGCGCGCCTATTACACGTCGTGGACTCTCACCGGAACCCAGGGCGGACTCATCCTGGCCTCGCTGATCCTCATCCCGTTCGTCTCCCTGCCCGACGAGGCCAAGTACAGCTGGGGCTGGCGGGTGCCGTTCTGGCTCAGCGCCATGGTGGTCGTGGTCGCCTACTTCATCCGCCGCCGGCTGCACGAAACACCACAGTTCACCGAGGCGAAGGCCGCGGGCACCATCGCCCGGATGCCGCTGATCCCGTTGCTGCGCAACCACTGGGCCGACGTGCTGCGCGTCATCTTCTGCGCGTTCATCGCCGCGGTATCGACCGTGTTCGGCAACCTGGCCATCGCCTACGGCAAGGAGGTGGGCCTGCCCGCCGACATCACGCTGTGGCTTGTGGTGGCGGCCAACGTGGTCGCGCTGGGCACCCAGCCCCTCTTCGGCAAGCTGGCCGACCGGATCGGACGCAAACCGGTGTTCATCTACGGCGCCCTGTCTTCCGCGGTGATGATGCCCTTCTACATGCTCTCGATGAGCGGCGGCAACCAGGTGCTGACGTTCGCTCTGGCGGTGGCGACCTTCTCCTTCGGCTACGCCGCGGCCAACGCCGTCTGGCCGTCCTTCTACGGCGAGATGTTCTCCACTCAGGTCCGCTTCTCCGGCGTCGCGATCGGCACCCAATTGGGGTTCCTGGTGGCGGGTTTCGCGCCGTCGATCGTCACCGCATTGGGCGGCGTCCGAGACGGTGGCTGGATGGTGATCAGCGTCTTCACCGCGGTGATCTGCCTGATCGCCGCCGGCGCCGCCATGACCGCCCGGGAGACCCGAGGGGTGCCCACAGAGCTGCTGGGAGTCCGCGAGTCCACCAACAAGACTGCCGCGCAGTGAGATTGAGAGAACCCGCCGTGAAGATCATCGACACCAACCCCGACAGCGCCTCGGCGAGCCAGGCCGAGATCAACGCCGAGATGGCCGCCATCGAAACCGGTTACCTCCAGACCGGTATCGAGGAAACCCAGCCGCGGCTGGACTACGCCCCGTACCGCAGCAGCCTGTTGCGTCACCCCACCAAGGATCTGCACCACGCCGACCCCGAGACGCTGGAGCTGCACGCTCCGGTGTTCGGTGAGCGTGACGTGCACCGGCTGGAATCCGACCTCACGATCGCGCACAGTGGTGATCCGATCGGCGAACGCATCGTGGTGACCGGACGCGTCGTCGACGGCGAGGGCCGGCCGGTGCGCCGCCAGTTGGTGGAGATCTGGCAGGCCAACGCGGCGGGCCGCTACATCCACCAGCGCGACCAGCACCGCGCGCCGCTGGACCCCAACTTCAGCGGCGTCGGCCGCTGCCTGACCGATGACGACGGCAGCTATCGGTTCACCACTGTCAAACCCGGCCCGTACCCGTGGAAGAACCACCACAACGCCTGGAGGCCCGCGCACATCCACTTCTCGCTGTTCGGAACGGATTTCACGCAGCGGATGATCACCCAGATGTACTTCCCCGGCGACCCGCTGTTCGCACTCGACCCGATCTATCAGTCGATCACCGACGCCAAGGCCCGCGACCGGCTCATCGCCACCTACGACCACGACATCACCACGCACGAGTGGTGCACCGGCTACCGCTGGGACATCGTGCTGACCGGCTCACAGCGCACGCATTTCGAGGAGGACCACCAGTGAGCACACTGCTGACGGCCACCCCGGGCCAGACCATCGGCCCGTTCTACGGTTACGCGCTGCCGTTCGAACGCGGCAATGAGCTTGTCCCCCCGGGCTTCCCGAGCGCGATCCGGTTGCACGGCACGGTCACCGACGGTGCCGGCAGACCGGTGCCCGATGTGATGCTGGAGATCTGGCAGGCCGATGCCGAGGGCGCGATCGCCCACACCGCCGGTTCGTTGCACCGCGACGGCTGGACGTTCACCGGATTCGGCCGGGTGTCCACCGACGACGAAGGCCATTTCAGCTTCACCACGGTCGAACCGGGCGCCACCGAGCCGGGCCGAGCACCGTTCATCGCGGTCACGGTGTTCGGCCGCGGGTTGCTCAACCGCCTGTTCACCCGGGCCTATGTGCCGGACCCCGGCCCGGACACCTTGCTGGACAGCCTGCCCGATGATCGCAGGCAGACGTTGATCGCGCAGCGCGACGCGCAGGGCCTGCGCTTCGACATCCGGCTACAGGGCGCGGAAGAGACCGTGTTCCTGCGCTTCCCGGGGCAGTGAGCGGCCTGTTCTGGCCCGGCGATCACCGAGCCGGGTCCGCGATGAGCGAGGCGGCGTTCTTCGAGGCCCTGCTGGCCGCCGAGAATGCGTGGCTGGCAACCCTTGTCGCGGCCGGGGTGGCACCGTCGACCGCGGCCGCAGATCTCGGCGCTCTGGTCGAGCGGGCGGACCTGGACGAGATCGCCGCAGGCGCCGAACGCGACGGCAACCCCGTCACCGGCCTGGTGGCAATGCTGCGATCCCGGGCCGGCGGCGACGCGGCTCGGTGGCTGCATCGCGGACTGACCAGCCAGGATGTGCTCGACACCGCCCTGATGCTGTGCCTGCGCGATGCCGTGGCCAAGGTGCGCGGTGATGTGATCGCCCAGGTGCACCGCCTGGTGGCGTTGATCGAAACTCGCGGTGCCGCACCGATGCTCACTCATACCCTGACCCAGCCTGCCTTGCCCGGCACCGCGGGCGGCAAGTTCGCGATCTGGCTCACCGCCGTCCTCGATGCGGCCGACACGCTCGATGCGCTGCCGCCGCAGGCGGTGTCGGCCGGCGGCGCGGCGGGCACCCTGGCCGCGACGACCGAGCTCACCGGTTCACCACAGGCCGCGATCGCGTTGACCGAACAGTGGGCGGCGGCACTGGGATTGGCGCCGGCGACACCGTGGCACACCACCCGCTCACCGATTACCCGGACCGGTGATGCTTTCGTTGGGTGCTGCGACGCCTGGGGTCACATCGCCAACGACGTCGCTGCCGGGGTGCGCACCGGCGAGCTGGCCGAGGGCACCGGGGGTGGGTCATCGACCATGCCGCACAAGAACAATCCGGTGCTGACGGTGCTGTTGCGCCGTGCCGCGCTGGCCGCGCCACCGTTGGCCGCCACCCTGCATGCCGCGTCGGCGGCCAGCGTCGACGAACGCGCCGACGGCGGCTGGCATGCCGAATGGGCCACGCTGGCCACCTTGGCCCGGCGCACCGTGGTGGCCGCGTCACAGGCCACCGAGCTGCTGACCGGTCTGCAGTTCGACTCTGCGCGCGCTACCGCCAATCAAGCTGCAGCACAAGGTATTTACGACGAACAGCAGACCATGAGCACCTTGGTCGGGAAGCCGCCCGCGCCGGACTATCTGGGTGCCACCGAGGCGCTCGTCGACGCCGCGGTGCGGCGGGCACACCAGTATCTGAAGGAGACGTCATGAGCACCTACGACGACGGTATGGCGGTGCGCCGCGCGGTGCTCGGCGACGCGCACGTCGACTGCGCCACCGCAGCCACCACCGAGTTCACCGCCGACTTCCAGGATCTGATCACCCGCTACGCCTGGGGCGAGATCTGGACCCGGCCCGGCTTGGACCGGCGCAGCCGCTCGCTGATCACGCTGACCGCCATGGTCGCCCGCGCCCACCACGACGAACTGGCCATGCATGTCCGCGCCGCGCGCCGCAACGGCGTCACTGTCGAGGAGATCAAAGAGCTGCTGCTGCAAACCGCGATCTACTGCAGCGTCCCCGACGCCAACACCGCATTCCGGATCGCGAGCCGGGTGCTGGCCGAGGACGGAGAGATCTGACCGACGTAGGGTGAGCCGCATGCGCATCGCCATGACCGTCGGGGTCGTAGCTGCCGCCGCCACGTTGGCGCTGGCGCCGACCGCGGCTGCCGACAGCGAGGGCGCGCTGGCCGATGGCCAGGTGCTGACCGCCTTCGACACCCAGGACCCCGCCATCGGGCGCCTCGATCCCCCGCTGCTGGCCGCCATCCAGCACGCCACCACGGCCGCCGCGGCCGACGGCGTGACCATGA
It encodes the following:
- a CDS encoding MFS transporter, with protein sequence MTTTAPHPPDASTGRTPRRAALASFMGSAVEYYDFFLFGSAAALIFPHVFFPSGDEAALVMSFATFGFAYIARPIGAFVLGHFGDRVGRQRVLMFTLVLMGLSTFLIGCLPTFDTIGWAAPALLVICRLMQGFSAAGEQAGASSLTLEHSPDDQRAYYTSWTLTGTQGGLILASLILIPFVSLPDEAKYSWGWRVPFWLSAMVVVVAYFIRRRLHETPQFTEAKAAGTIARMPLIPLLRNHWADVLRVIFCAFIAAVSTVFGNLAIAYGKEVGLPADITLWLVVAANVVALGTQPLFGKLADRIGRKPVFIYGALSSAVMMPFYMLSMSGGNQVLTFALAVATFSFGYAAANAVWPSFYGEMFSTQVRFSGVAIGTQLGFLVAGFAPSIVTALGGVRDGGWMVISVFTAVICLIAAGAAMTARETRGVPTELLGVRESTNKTAAQ
- the pcaH gene encoding protocatechuate 3,4-dioxygenase subunit beta — its product is MAAIETGYLQTGIEETQPRLDYAPYRSSLLRHPTKDLHHADPETLELHAPVFGERDVHRLESDLTIAHSGDPIGERIVVTGRVVDGEGRPVRRQLVEIWQANAAGRYIHQRDQHRAPLDPNFSGVGRCLTDDDGSYRFTTVKPGPYPWKNHHNAWRPAHIHFSLFGTDFTQRMITQMYFPGDPLFALDPIYQSITDAKARDRLIATYDHDITTHEWCTGYRWDIVLTGSQRTHFEEDHQ
- the pcaG gene encoding protocatechuate 3,4-dioxygenase subunit alpha, giving the protein MSTLLTATPGQTIGPFYGYALPFERGNELVPPGFPSAIRLHGTVTDGAGRPVPDVMLEIWQADAEGAIAHTAGSLHRDGWTFTGFGRVSTDDEGHFSFTTVEPGATEPGRAPFIAVTVFGRGLLNRLFTRAYVPDPGPDTLLDSLPDDRRQTLIAQRDAQGLRFDIRLQGAEETVFLRFPGQ
- a CDS encoding lyase family protein; translated protein: MSGLFWPGDHRAGSAMSEAAFFEALLAAENAWLATLVAAGVAPSTAAADLGALVERADLDEIAAGAERDGNPVTGLVAMLRSRAGGDAARWLHRGLTSQDVLDTALMLCLRDAVAKVRGDVIAQVHRLVALIETRGAAPMLTHTLTQPALPGTAGGKFAIWLTAVLDAADTLDALPPQAVSAGGAAGTLAATTELTGSPQAAIALTEQWAAALGLAPATPWHTTRSPITRTGDAFVGCCDAWGHIANDVAAGVRTGELAEGTGGGSSTMPHKNNPVLTVLLRRAALAAPPLAATLHAASAASVDERADGGWHAEWATLATLARRTVVAASQATELLTGLQFDSARATANQAAAQGIYDEQQTMSTLVGKPPAPDYLGATEALVDAAVRRAHQYLKETS
- the pcaC gene encoding 4-carboxymuconolactone decarboxylase; this encodes MSTYDDGMAVRRAVLGDAHVDCATAATTEFTADFQDLITRYAWGEIWTRPGLDRRSRSLITLTAMVARAHHDELAMHVRAARRNGVTVEEIKELLLQTAIYCSVPDANTAFRIASRVLAEDGEI